One Urocitellus parryii isolate mUroPar1 chromosome 8, mUroPar1.hap1, whole genome shotgun sequence DNA window includes the following coding sequences:
- the LOC113179120 gene encoding uncharacterized protein LOC113179120, producing MGIKTLLSVPRQESVWGLVAWPRASLEQNPWWEDLNFSLPPLPGPCECNLGAKVTLVPQPSQASSSTLQTLPYLSSKLEPTSLGDQPQKEPSPSASHKKTPKIRRRHQRKARRQASPKKSTASQALRQLAPMSVWPPIIIKAPAKSSALQSGHEPFAKEDSHSSGTGDHPLPQLSPK from the exons atggg GATCAAGACACTCCTCTCAGTGCCCAGGCAGGAGTCGGTGTGGGGGCTGGTGGCCTGGCCCAGGGCCTCTCTGGAGCAGAATCCTTGGTGGGAAGACCTGAATTTCTCCCTGCCCCCGCTCCCTGGGCCCTGTGAGTGCAACCTGGGGGCAAAGGTGACCCTCGTCCCCCAGCCCTCCCAGGCCTCCAGCTCCACCCTTCAAACCTTGCCCTACTTGTCATCCAAGTTGGAACCCACTTCTCTGGGGGACCAGCCTCAGAAAGAGCCTTCTCCGTCAGCTTCCCACAAGAAGACCCCCAAGATCAGGAGGAGGCATCAGCGCAAGGCCAGGCGCCAGGCCTCCCCTAAGAAATCCACTGCCTCCCAGGCCCTGCGACAGCTAGCTCCAATGTCAGTGTGGCCTCCGATTATTATCAAAGCCCCCGCCAAGAGTTCAGCTCTCCAAAGTGGCCATGAGCCCTTTGCCAAAGAGGACTCCCACTCCTCAGGTACTGGTGACCACCCCTTGCCCCAGCTTtctcccaaataa